The following coding sequences lie in one Puniceibacterium sp. IMCC21224 genomic window:
- a CDS encoding H-NS family nucleoid-associated regulatory protein, which yields MEYLARDLGYSLAELVGTEMKSSRAPAAASYRHPENPSLTWSGRSRKQQWFVEALAAGKTTGDLTINQ from the coding sequence GTGGAATATCTCGCCCGAGACCTCGGCTACTCCCTGGCCGAACTTGTCGGCACTGAGATGAAATCCTCCCGCGCGCCTGCCGCGGCAAGTTACCGGCATCCTGAGAACCCGTCGCTCACTTGGTCAGGCCGCAGTCGTAAACAGCAGTGGTTCGTAGAGGCGCTAGCTGCTGGGAAGACGACAGGGGATTTAACCATCAATCAATAA
- a CDS encoding VIT family protein encodes MSRLSHSEIHMVHRIGWLRAAVLGANDGLVSTASLVVGVAAAGSGKPEVMIAGLAGLMAGAMSMAAGEYVSVSSQTDAEQADLARESRELEETPEAELEELTRIYVERGLDRDLAEKVAVQLTERDALGSHARDELGISETVTARPIQAALVSALTFAAGAVLPLIVVLLVSEAQIASLVAGSTIFGLAVLGGLGASAGGAGVVRGAARVTLWGALAMAATAGVGALFGVAVG; translated from the coding sequence ATGAGCCGTCTATCACATTCTGAAATCCATATGGTGCATCGCATCGGCTGGCTGCGGGCCGCCGTTCTCGGCGCCAATGATGGTCTTGTCTCGACTGCGAGCCTCGTCGTCGGCGTCGCGGCCGCAGGCTCCGGCAAGCCCGAGGTCATGATCGCCGGGCTGGCCGGGCTTATGGCTGGCGCGATGTCCATGGCGGCGGGGGAGTATGTCTCGGTCAGCTCGCAAACTGACGCCGAACAGGCGGACCTCGCCCGAGAGAGCCGTGAGCTCGAGGAAACGCCCGAGGCCGAGCTCGAGGAACTAACCCGGATTTATGTTGAAAGGGGGCTGGACCGCGACCTGGCGGAAAAGGTTGCCGTGCAACTGACTGAACGTGACGCGCTCGGATCGCATGCGCGCGACGAGCTCGGCATTTCGGAAACCGTGACGGCCCGCCCTATCCAGGCGGCTCTGGTGTCCGCACTGACCTTCGCAGCTGGGGCGGTGCTACCTCTGATCGTCGTGCTGCTGGTCTCGGAGGCGCAGATCGCTTCCCTGGTGGCGGGATCGACGATCTTCGGCCTTGCGGTTCTTGGCGGATTGGGCGCTTCGGCCGGCGGCGCAGGCGTCGTCCGTGGGGCCGCGCGGGTCACGCTATGGGGAGCGCTTGCAATGGCGGCGACAGCCGGGGTCGGTGCGCTGTTCGGGGTCGCCGTAGGCTAG
- a CDS encoding heavy metal translocating P-type ATPase, which produces MEQAHTDRFKTALLLMAATGLIVGLAFYLAGQPEIASLIWIAGVVPALSALVVEIVRSIGRGEVGLDIVAALSMSAALVFGETLAAAVVAVMYSGGTFLEAFAEGRARRSMKDLLSRVPRTATRHRNGGLEDVPLEEIAPGDRLLIRQGDVVPVDGTVASDTAFLDTAALTGESLPVRLARGADAMSGSTNAGEAFDLTATREAKDSTYAGIVRLVEEAQASKAPMSRLADRWSLGFLVVTVSIAFAAWWFTGDPIRAVAVLVVATPCPLILAVPVALVAGLSRAAHFGVLIKGAGPLETMARIRTLILDKTGTLTDGRPQIVSIDSHDGMTEDDILRLAAALDQASKHPVAQAIVAAAKARGFTLPVPTEVAEIPGEGVLGRVEDREVIVGGDGFVASRVGRMVGDHPAKGAGSVLVAVAVDGHMAGHLVMSDPLREGAGTMLDGLRRQGIARILLATGDRADVAERVTEGLGLDGLRAGLTPDQKVLLVLSERKHGPVMMVGDGVNDAPALAAADVGVAMGARGAAASAEAADVVLLVDRIDRLGPGIEIARASRRIAVESVVAGIGLSVLGMIAAAFGYLTPVQGALLQEVIDVAVILNALRALRIAPQEPATGKPQAIMSEQADIVQGATP; this is translated from the coding sequence ATGGAACAGGCCCATACCGATCGCTTCAAGACCGCACTCCTGCTGATGGCCGCAACCGGGCTGATCGTGGGACTCGCATTCTACCTTGCGGGCCAACCAGAGATTGCGAGCCTGATCTGGATTGCAGGAGTTGTTCCCGCGCTCTCAGCGCTTGTGGTCGAAATCGTCCGGAGCATTGGGCGGGGCGAGGTGGGCCTCGATATCGTTGCCGCGCTGTCGATGTCGGCGGCGCTTGTCTTCGGCGAGACCTTGGCTGCGGCTGTCGTCGCAGTCATGTATTCTGGAGGCACCTTCCTCGAAGCCTTCGCTGAGGGGCGTGCACGCCGTTCGATGAAGGATCTTTTATCCCGCGTACCCCGGACCGCGACGCGGCACCGGAACGGCGGTCTTGAGGATGTGCCTCTCGAAGAGATCGCACCGGGCGATCGCCTGCTGATCCGGCAGGGCGATGTCGTTCCCGTGGACGGCACGGTGGCGTCCGACACCGCCTTCCTCGACACCGCGGCGCTGACCGGCGAGTCCCTGCCAGTCCGGCTGGCGCGCGGGGCCGACGCCATGAGCGGATCGACCAACGCGGGCGAGGCCTTCGACCTGACGGCGACGCGCGAGGCCAAGGACAGCACCTATGCCGGGATCGTTCGTCTGGTGGAGGAGGCGCAGGCGTCCAAAGCGCCGATGTCCCGGCTGGCCGACCGCTGGTCGCTGGGCTTTCTGGTCGTCACCGTCAGTATCGCCTTCGCGGCGTGGTGGTTCACCGGTGATCCGATCCGCGCGGTTGCCGTTCTGGTCGTCGCCACGCCCTGTCCGCTGATCCTTGCTGTGCCGGTCGCACTGGTCGCCGGCCTGTCGCGTGCGGCGCATTTTGGCGTGCTGATCAAGGGCGCGGGGCCGCTCGAGACAATGGCGCGGATCCGCACGCTGATCCTCGACAAAACGGGGACGCTGACGGATGGCCGTCCGCAGATCGTCTCGATCGACAGCCACGATGGCATGACCGAGGACGACATCCTCCGCCTCGCCGCCGCGCTCGATCAGGCATCGAAACACCCCGTGGCGCAGGCCATCGTCGCTGCCGCAAAGGCGCGGGGCTTCACACTGCCCGTTCCGACAGAAGTGGCTGAGATCCCGGGCGAAGGGGTCTTGGGTCGTGTGGAGGACCGCGAGGTGATCGTCGGCGGCGACGGCTTCGTGGCGTCCCGTGTCGGGCGGATGGTGGGCGATCACCCCGCCAAGGGCGCCGGATCGGTCCTTGTCGCAGTGGCAGTTGACGGTCACATGGCCGGGCACCTCGTCATGTCCGACCCGCTGCGCGAGGGGGCGGGCACCATGCTGGACGGTCTGCGCCGTCAAGGGATCGCGCGCATCCTTCTGGCTACTGGCGACCGCGCGGACGTGGCCGAGCGCGTGACCGAGGGGCTGGGCCTCGACGGGCTGCGGGCCGGTCTGACGCCGGATCAAAAGGTGTTACTGGTGCTTTCCGAGCGTAAACACGGGCCGGTGATGATGGTGGGTGATGGTGTCAACGACGCGCCCGCCCTGGCCGCAGCCGATGTAGGCGTGGCAATGGGGGCACGGGGCGCCGCGGCCTCGGCCGAGGCCGCGGACGTGGTGCTGCTCGTCGACCGGATCGACCGGCTTGGGCCCGGGATCGAGATCGCGCGGGCGTCGCGCCGGATCGCTGTCGAAAGCGTGGTCGCGGGTATCGGTCTGTCGGTTCTCGGCATGATTGCCGCCGCTTTCGGGTATCTCACCCCGGTGCAGGGGGCGCTTCTGCAAGAGGTCATCGACGTCGCTGTTATCCTGAACGCCCTGCGCGCGCTGCGCATCGCGCCACAGGAGCCAGCTACGGGCAAACCACAGGCCATCATGTCAGAGCAAGCTGACATCGTTCAAGGAGCCACGCCATGA
- a CDS encoding FAD:protein FMN transferase, whose protein sequence is MSKISTERARIALNGPTMGTRWSALFFADRGRDTDAIRAALQAAVDEVDTQMSTWNAASALMRINAAPVGDWVMVPEQLRSVLRLGLEIGSASGGAFDIGMGDAVTAWGFGPGAAAPEGIRAAMDALRRPAQEVLEIEGMQLRKTAPIALDLNGIAKGYGVDRLAETLRDHGIADALVGIDGEMRAIGLRPDGEAWTIAVEAPYPDRRAPHSVLALQDAAVATSGDYRHCVEVQGRRLSHTMDPRRGAPLIASPASVTVVARTCAEADAWATALMVLGAERGADLARQRGLDALFLLRDDEGNAMGVGVGRLFSEEPAAIASAGGS, encoded by the coding sequence ATGTCGAAGATATCTACTGAGCGCGCGCGCATCGCCCTGAACGGCCCCACCATGGGCACGCGCTGGTCGGCGCTGTTCTTCGCGGATCGGGGCCGCGACACGGATGCAATCCGTGCCGCTCTTCAGGCGGCTGTCGACGAGGTGGACACGCAGATGTCGACGTGGAACGCGGCGAGCGCACTCATGCGGATCAACGCGGCGCCGGTGGGCGATTGGGTGATGGTGCCGGAGCAACTGCGGTCGGTCCTGCGCCTCGGGCTCGAGATCGGGAGCGCCTCGGGCGGGGCCTTCGATATCGGCATGGGCGATGCGGTGACGGCCTGGGGTTTCGGGCCCGGGGCCGCCGCGCCCGAGGGTATCCGCGCCGCGATGGACGCCCTCCGCCGCCCGGCGCAGGAGGTGCTGGAGATCGAGGGGATGCAGCTGCGCAAGACGGCCCCCATCGCGCTGGACCTCAACGGCATCGCCAAAGGCTACGGCGTCGACCGGCTCGCCGAGACCCTGCGCGACCACGGGATCGCCGATGCCCTCGTCGGGATCGATGGCGAGATGCGTGCAATCGGTCTCAGGCCGGATGGCGAAGCTTGGACGATCGCGGTCGAGGCGCCCTACCCGGACCGCCGCGCGCCGCATTCGGTTCTGGCGCTGCAGGACGCCGCCGTCGCGACCTCCGGTGACTACCGCCACTGCGTCGAGGTTCAGGGGCGCCGCCTGTCGCATACTATGGATCCGAGACGTGGCGCGCCGCTGATCGCGTCGCCCGCCTCCGTCACCGTGGTGGCCCGCACCTGTGCCGAGGCCGACGCCTGGGCGACGGCGCTGATGGTGCTCGGTGCGGAGAGGGGTGCGGACCTCGCAAGACAACGTGGACTCGACGCCCTGTTTCTTCTGCGCGATGATGAAGGGAATGCAATGGGCGTGGGAGTCGGGCGTCTTTTTTCCGAAGAACCAGCGGCAATCGCCTCAGCCGGGGGAAGTTGA
- a CDS encoding PepSY domain-containing protein, with product MIRTLHRWPGLLALALVTILSLSGAALSVFPAVERITAPQVETGQTVATLADRIQAVYPGVEQIRRSPSGRITAYWFDQGAPGAAVIDPATGAGVASADPNQALRWLTNFHRSLFLGDGGRIAMAAGAAAMLVLSLSGAALVARRAGGWRHWFASLRGPFAGRLHVEIARITVICLVLSSTTALWMTASTFDLLPDGGVLPADPTEVSGEIGFALDQMATLLQTPVAELRELSFPYPGDATDVFTLKTDRGTGYLDQGTGALMAWADLTGWERVSETIYMLHTGQGAATLGLVLGMMALGVPAMGVTGVLIWFTGRRGRPRIRGNQPAGRAETIILVGSEGGSTWGFAATLHAALTAAGQGVHVGPMSGFAPERYARAERIIVLAATYGDGAAPASAKGFLDRMNASAPAPDIPMALLGFGDRSFPAYCVFAKAVAAAAQAKGWAELMPLDTIDRQSPQDFARWGRALGEALSISLELSHQPVSPRTETLTLVSRRNYGAETQAAAAILRFALPRATLWQRLTGAGFARFQAGDLIGVLPQGSAVPRLYSLASGRRDGFVEIVVRKHPGGLASGQLTALEPGDTVRAFLRRNPGFHAGRSRAPLILIGAGTGIGPLAGFIRGNARHRSVHLFFGMRHADSDFFYGEEMPGWQAEGRLTRLVTAVSRGARRSYVQDALRADAAQVARLIRDGARVMVCGGRDMATGVSDALAEILAPAGLTPAVLKTEGRYVEDIY from the coding sequence ATGATCCGTACACTCCATCGCTGGCCGGGTCTTCTGGCACTCGCGCTCGTCACGATCCTGAGCCTGAGCGGCGCTGCGCTCTCGGTCTTTCCGGCAGTCGAGCGCATCACCGCGCCGCAGGTGGAGACTGGCCAGACAGTCGCCACCCTCGCGGACCGCATCCAGGCCGTCTATCCGGGCGTCGAGCAGATCCGGCGGTCGCCCTCCGGTCGGATCACCGCCTATTGGTTCGATCAGGGCGCGCCGGGTGCTGCCGTGATCGACCCGGCGACGGGCGCGGGCGTTGCCTCGGCCGACCCGAACCAGGCCCTTCGCTGGCTCACCAACTTTCATCGCTCGCTCTTCCTCGGGGATGGCGGGCGCATCGCCATGGCCGCCGGGGCCGCGGCGATGCTGGTCCTCTCGCTCTCGGGTGCTGCGCTGGTCGCGCGACGGGCGGGCGGATGGCGGCACTGGTTCGCGTCCTTGCGCGGTCCGTTCGCGGGCAGGCTGCATGTCGAGATCGCCCGGATCACCGTCATCTGCCTCGTTCTGTCCTCCACCACCGCCCTCTGGATGACAGCCTCCACCTTCGATCTTTTGCCGGACGGTGGCGTCCTGCCGGCTGATCCCACCGAAGTGAGCGGAGAGATTGGGTTCGCTCTCGATCAGATGGCCACGCTGCTGCAGACGCCCGTCGCCGAGCTGCGCGAACTGAGCTTTCCCTATCCCGGCGATGCGACGGACGTGTTCACACTGAAGACCGACCGGGGCACCGGCTATCTTGACCAGGGAACCGGCGCGCTCATGGCATGGGCCGACCTGACCGGGTGGGAGCGCGTCTCGGAAACCATTTACATGCTGCACACGGGGCAGGGGGCCGCGACGCTCGGCCTTGTGCTCGGGATGATGGCGCTCGGAGTGCCGGCGATGGGCGTGACCGGCGTCCTGATCTGGTTTACCGGGCGCCGCGGGCGGCCGCGCATCCGGGGCAACCAGCCCGCGGGCCGTGCCGAGACGATCATTCTTGTCGGCAGCGAGGGTGGCAGCACGTGGGGCTTCGCCGCGACCCTGCATGCCGCGCTGACGGCAGCGGGGCAGGGCGTCCATGTTGGCCCGATGTCGGGCTTCGCGCCAGAGCGCTACGCCCGTGCAGAGCGCATCATCGTGCTCGCCGCGACTTATGGCGATGGTGCGGCGCCCGCCTCGGCCAAGGGGTTCCTCGACCGGATGAACGCGTCGGCCCCTGCGCCTGATATCCCGATGGCCCTGCTCGGCTTCGGCGACCGCAGCTTTCCGGCCTATTGCGTCTTCGCCAAGGCCGTTGCGGCAGCGGCGCAGGCGAAGGGCTGGGCCGAACTCATGCCGCTGGACACGATCGACCGCCAATCGCCACAGGATTTCGCGCGCTGGGGCCGCGCTCTTGGCGAGGCGCTTAGCATCTCTCTCGAGCTTTCTCACCAGCCCGTCTCGCCGCGCACCGAAACATTGACCCTCGTCTCGCGGCGCAACTACGGGGCCGAGACACAGGCAGCGGCAGCGATCCTGCGCTTCGCCCTGCCGCGCGCGACGCTGTGGCAGCGGCTGACCGGGGCGGGTTTCGCGCGGTTCCAGGCGGGCGACCTGATCGGTGTCCTGCCGCAGGGCAGCGCCGTGCCACGTCTCTACTCGCTGGCCTCGGGTCGCCGCGACGGCTTCGTCGAGATCGTGGTGCGCAAGCATCCGGGCGGGCTGGCCTCGGGCCAGCTGACCGCGCTGGAACCGGGCGATACGGTCCGGGCCTTCCTGCGCCGCAATCCCGGCTTTCACGCCGGCCGCAGCCGCGCGCCGCTGATCCTGATCGGGGCGGGCACCGGCATCGGGCCGCTGGCAGGCTTCATCCGCGGCAATGCGCGTCACAGGTCCGTGCACCTTTTCTTCGGCATGCGGCATGCGGACAGCGATTTCTTCTATGGCGAAGAGATGCCCGGCTGGCAGGCTGAGGGGCGGTTGACCCGGCTTGTCACCGCCGTCTCGCGCGGCGCGCGACGCAGTTATGTGCAGGACGCCCTGCGCGCCGACGCGGCGCAGGTGGCCCGACTGATCCGCGACGGGGCGCGTGTGATGGTCTGCGGCGGGCGCGACATGGCCACGGGCGTGAGCGATGCGTTGGCCGAGATCCTCGCACCTGCCGGGCTTACGCCCGCAGTCCTGAAGACGGAGGGGCGGTATGTCGAAGATATCTACTGA
- a CDS encoding DUF2271 domain-containing protein — protein MKSLLATLALTTALTLPGLAMARPVTLTTTLNNYGGDGAYLALYVTDASGAYVGSLWMAGGKSKYYEHLSDWYRATGGDTAQVNGITGASVGAGRSLEITLDLADALFDAGYTLHIDAAVEDMRDSPNEVAVPLTTAGAGTPVSGRRYIANFSYDM, from the coding sequence ATGAAATCACTTCTCGCAACGCTCGCGCTTACTACCGCACTCACGCTTCCCGGCCTCGCTATGGCACGGCCCGTGACGCTCACAACCACCCTTAACAACTATGGCGGCGACGGCGCCTACCTCGCGCTTTACGTTACCGACGCCTCGGGCGCCTATGTCGGCAGTCTCTGGATGGCTGGTGGCAAGTCCAAGTACTACGAGCATCTGAGCGACTGGTACCGTGCCACGGGCGGCGATACCGCGCAGGTAAACGGTATCACCGGCGCCAGCGTCGGCGCGGGCCGCAGTCTCGAGATCACGCTCGATCTGGCCGACGCGCTGTTCGATGCGGGCTACACGCTGCACATCGACGCGGCGGTCGAGGATATGCGCGACAGCCCGAACGAGGTGGCCGTGCCGCTGACGACGGCGGGCGCGGGCACGCCGGTGAGCGGGCGGCGCTACATCGCCAACTTCTCCTACGACATGTGA
- a CDS encoding ferric reductase-like transmembrane domain-containing protein: MTDAARRDGNVPVPGLPPLSRPSLNSPLALTGPVLVALPCLLAALIGFNTYAPYGADAALGIAVGAAAVVAMAQTLILAARPPLVEPLFGGLDRMYRVHKWLGISAMVLMILHQQIEPDFERLVRETSLGELGEEAGELAFNALLALVAVSWFRRLPFTPLEIPYQIWRFSHRFMGALFAIVVFHQFFVDLPTEVDPPLSVLLNTFGIAGVIAWIFTELVAPYLRRREFTVTEISQTKDTTTLTLRPEGRAMRWRPGQFAFFRAPEAGLSEPHPFTIASAPRPDGTLTFSIRGLGGWTRSLPAILRTGTRVQVEGPYGRFNFRKGGARQIWLAGGIGITPFLAWAESLSEADSRDIHLIHCVRTQEEAIGVETLRAAAARNPRFSFEVVVTTRDGRLTAERLIGAVPFAIRQADLWFCGPTGLKDGILKGLKAQGQTPRRVRFEQFEFA, from the coding sequence ATGACTGATGCAGCGCGTCGCGACGGTAATGTCCCGGTGCCGGGCCTGCCGCCACTCTCCCGGCCTTCCCTAAACTCTCCTCTAGCCCTGACGGGCCCGGTGCTGGTTGCGTTGCCATGCCTACTGGCGGCACTGATCGGGTTCAACACCTATGCGCCCTATGGCGCGGATGCAGCACTTGGCATTGCCGTCGGGGCCGCGGCAGTTGTCGCGATGGCACAGACCCTGATCCTCGCCGCACGGCCGCCGCTGGTGGAACCATTGTTCGGCGGTCTCGATCGCATGTACCGGGTCCACAAGTGGCTTGGTATTTCCGCAATGGTCCTGATGATCCTGCACCAGCAGATCGAGCCGGATTTCGAGCGTTTGGTGCGTGAAACCTCCCTTGGTGAACTTGGTGAAGAGGCGGGCGAACTTGCCTTCAACGCGCTTCTCGCCCTGGTTGCTGTCAGCTGGTTCCGGAGATTGCCCTTCACCCCACTGGAAATCCCCTATCAGATCTGGCGGTTCAGCCATCGTTTCATGGGGGCCCTTTTTGCAATCGTGGTCTTTCACCAGTTCTTCGTCGACCTGCCGACAGAGGTAGATCCACCGCTCTCGGTGCTTCTGAACACATTTGGCATCGCGGGAGTGATCGCGTGGATATTCACCGAGCTGGTCGCCCCGTACCTGCGGCGTAGAGAATTCACCGTCACAGAGATCAGCCAGACCAAGGACACCACCACGCTAACCCTCCGCCCCGAGGGGCGGGCCATGCGGTGGCGGCCGGGGCAATTCGCCTTCTTCCGCGCGCCAGAGGCAGGACTGTCCGAGCCGCACCCCTTCACGATCGCCAGCGCCCCGCGCCCTGACGGCACCCTGACGTTCTCCATCCGGGGCTTGGGTGGCTGGACACGAAGCCTGCCCGCCATCTTGCGGACCGGAACGCGCGTGCAGGTCGAAGGGCCATATGGACGGTTCAATTTCCGCAAGGGCGGTGCGCGCCAGATATGGCTGGCGGGCGGCATCGGTATCACGCCGTTCCTCGCCTGGGCCGAAAGCCTGAGCGAAGCGGATAGCCGCGACATTCACCTCATCCACTGCGTTCGGACACAAGAGGAGGCGATTGGGGTAGAGACGCTGCGCGCTGCGGCTGCCCGCAACCCGAGGTTCAGTTTCGAGGTGGTCGTAACGACGCGCGATGGCAGGCTCACGGCCGAGCGCCTGATTGGCGCGGTCCCTTTCGCGATCCGGCAAGCCGATCTGTGGTTCTGCGGCCCAACCGGTCTGAAGGACGGGATTCTCAAGGGCTTGAAAGCACAAGGCCAAACGCCTCGCCGTGTCCGCTTCGAGCAGTTCGAATTCGCCTGA
- a CDS encoding PepSY domain-containing protein, which yields MKKTLTIIGFLAVFPVGAALADDDCFVPMADWQPRDAVAMLAEENGWTVRRIKIDDGCYEIDGRDAEGRAIEVTVHPATLEVIEFEYEDDEDDRRERDHERRDDD from the coding sequence ATGAAGAAGACATTGACAATTATCGGCTTTCTCGCGGTCTTTCCGGTCGGCGCGGCGCTGGCTGACGACGATTGCTTCGTGCCGATGGCCGACTGGCAGCCGCGCGATGCTGTTGCCATGCTGGCTGAGGAAAATGGTTGGACGGTGCGTCGGATCAAGATCGATGACGGCTGCTACGAGATCGATGGGAGGGATGCCGAGGGGCGTGCGATCGAGGTGACTGTCCACCCGGCCACGCTGGAGGTAATCGAGTTCGAATACGAGGACGACGAGGATGATCGCCGCGAGCGGGATCACGAGAGACGCGACGATGACTGA
- a CDS encoding response regulator transcription factor, whose protein sequence is MRILLIEDDTTLGAAVRDQIAADGQSVDWVTRLDAAADAMGATSFDLLLLDLMLPDGRGIGFLKGLRTRGDVTPVIILTALDQVSDRIEGLNAGADDYLVKPFDLSELSARIGSVARRYSGNPNPILTHGPLDIDLAARSVHRDGRHVPLTAREWALFEAFLARPGQLLSKAQLEEKLYAFDAEVESNTIEVHVSRLRKKLGSAIIETERGMGYRLGKP, encoded by the coding sequence ATGCGCATATTGCTGATCGAAGACGACACGACTCTTGGCGCTGCCGTGCGCGACCAGATCGCTGCTGATGGCCAGTCAGTAGACTGGGTAACGCGGCTAGACGCGGCGGCAGACGCGATGGGCGCAACCTCCTTCGACCTGCTCCTGCTCGACCTCATGCTGCCAGACGGACGTGGTATCGGGTTCCTCAAGGGCCTCAGGACGCGTGGAGACGTGACGCCGGTCATCATCCTGACGGCGCTCGACCAGGTGTCCGATAGGATCGAAGGCCTCAATGCGGGCGCTGACGACTATCTTGTGAAGCCCTTCGACCTGTCGGAACTGTCGGCACGGATCGGATCGGTCGCGCGGCGCTACAGCGGCAACCCCAACCCGATCCTGACCCACGGACCGCTCGACATCGACCTTGCCGCGCGCAGCGTCCATCGGGATGGCAGACATGTGCCGCTGACGGCGCGGGAATGGGCGCTCTTCGAGGCCTTCCTGGCGCGTCCCGGGCAGCTCCTGTCCAAGGCGCAGTTGGAGGAGAAGCTCTACGCTTTCGACGCCGAAGTCGAGAGCAACACCATCGAGGTGCACGTGAGCCGCCTGCGCAAGAAACTGGGGAGCGCCATCATCGAGACCGAGCGCGGCATGGGTTACCGGCTGGGCAAGCCATGA
- a CDS encoding ATP-binding protein yields the protein MMWPSSLQVRLGLSLGLVLTILWLAAATVTAVIVRGEMDEVFDSALRETAERILPLAVTDIVGREDQGVTQRLAPIREHDEFFTYIVRDAEGRILLQSHAADPAVFPPYDGPGFAQNATHRLYSDAALQGTISITVAEPLAHRASVAREIQMGLGLPLLVVLPLALASIILAVRFSLAPLHRFRTRLEARGVRDLSEVPAADLPTEIGPLAATLNSLLARLRDAFEAERSFAANAAHELRTPLAGAIAQAQRLRSETKDPTIDARAAEIEATLKRLTRLSERLLQLARAEGGRLRMDQSADVRTITRVVVEDIARSTENGRLMLNLPDTPVLSDIDPDALGILCRNLVENALRHGAQNAPVDVTLTSDGQLIVANEGPAVATETLERLTGRFERADAKTDGSGLGLAIVSAIAERIETSLLLQSPRPGEPSGFQASVRLPTDAPNAHAKDREHWP from the coding sequence ATGATGTGGCCATCCAGCCTTCAGGTACGGCTCGGCTTGTCACTCGGCCTTGTGCTGACGATCCTCTGGCTCGCCGCCGCCACGGTTACCGCGGTGATCGTTCGGGGCGAGATGGATGAGGTCTTCGACAGCGCCCTGCGCGAAACCGCCGAGCGCATCCTGCCGCTGGCCGTGACCGACATCGTCGGGCGAGAAGATCAGGGTGTGACGCAGCGCCTCGCGCCGATCCGGGAGCATGACGAGTTCTTCACCTACATCGTACGCGATGCCGAGGGACGCATTTTGCTGCAATCCCATGCGGCGGACCCTGCCGTGTTCCCTCCTTACGATGGTCCGGGATTTGCGCAGAACGCCACACATCGCCTCTACAGCGACGCGGCGCTCCAGGGGACGATCAGCATCACCGTGGCCGAACCGTTGGCGCATCGCGCTTCGGTTGCTCGGGAAATCCAGATGGGCCTCGGCCTGCCGCTGCTGGTTGTGCTGCCGTTGGCGCTCGCGTCGATTATTCTCGCTGTGCGCTTTAGCCTCGCCCCTCTCCATCGGTTCCGTACGCGGCTTGAAGCGCGCGGCGTGCGCGACCTGTCAGAAGTACCCGCGGCCGACCTGCCGACGGAAATAGGACCGCTGGCCGCAACCTTGAACAGCCTTTTGGCTCGGCTGCGCGACGCGTTCGAGGCTGAGCGAAGTTTTGCAGCCAATGCGGCTCATGAACTAAGGACACCATTGGCGGGCGCTATCGCCCAGGCGCAGCGACTGCGGTCAGAGACCAAAGATCCGACCATCGACGCGCGCGCCGCCGAGATCGAGGCGACGCTCAAGCGTCTCACTCGGCTGTCCGAGCGTCTCCTGCAGCTTGCGCGGGCGGAAGGCGGTAGACTTCGGATGGACCAGAGCGCTGATGTCAGAACCATCACTCGGGTCGTGGTGGAAGATATTGCGCGCAGCACAGAGAACGGGCGCCTTATGTTGAACTTGCCGGACACGCCTGTCTTGTCTGATATCGACCCCGACGCATTGGGAATTCTGTGCCGGAATCTGGTGGAAAACGCCCTACGCCACGGGGCGCAGAATGCCCCAGTCGATGTTACACTCACGAGCGACGGGCAGTTGATCGTGGCAAACGAGGGCCCCGCGGTAGCAACCGAAACACTCGAACGCCTGACAGGGCGCTTCGAGAGGGCAGATGCAAAAACTGATGGTAGCGGGCTTGGCCTCGCTATCGTCTCAGCCATCGCAGAACGGATCGAAACCTCTCTCTTGCTCCAGTCACCACGTCCCGGTGAACCTTCTGGATTTCAGGCATCCGTCAGATTGCCAACAGATGCTCCAAATGCCCATGCGAAAGATCGGGAGCATTGGCCTTGA